The genomic segment GCGCCGCATCCGCGGACGGTGCTGGTGCCGCGTCCCCGGCCGGTGCCGCATCCGCGGACGGTGCCGGGGCGGGGGGCGGCGCGGCGGTGACGGCGGCGGCGATCGCGGCGGCGACGGCGCGCGCGGCGGCGATCCCGTCCCCGGCGTGCGTCACCTCGGCGTCCCATTCGGCGAGCGTCGCCGCGTGCGCCGGGGTCGCGCCCAGCACGCCGAAGCCGACCGCCCGGATCGCCGCGGCGTCGTCGAAGTGGTGCGGGTTGCGGCGGCCGGAGTCCGGCGGCGACACACCGCGGCGCAGGTTGTCCACGGCGGCGGCCACCGCGATCCGGCCGGCCGGGACCGTACCGTCGGTCACCGCCGCCGTCCAGTGCGCGTGCACCGTGGCGCGGTCGGTCGGCCGGGTCGCGCCGGAGCGCAGCAGCGTCCAGGCGACCCATTCGGCGTCGTCGCCGGGACCGAGCCGTAACGGCGTCGGGTCCTGGTTGAGCGCGAACGGAACCGGCAGCGTGGTCACCGACTCCGCCTCGGCGAACGCGTCCAGTTCGCGGCGCAGCCGGCGGGTCCAGCCGGGAAGCAGCCGGGAGCGGTGCACCCGGGCCGGCCAGCCGGCGGCATCGCCGACCGCGAGGCCCAGTACCGCGCCGCGACGGCGGTCCCGCTGGTGCGTGTCGGTGCGGTCGATCGGTTCGCTCATCGCGGTGCGGTCCTTGCCTCGGGGCCGGCCGTCGACGGCGGCTGCGGGGCTGCCGCCCTGGCAAGTCGTGCCTCGACGAGGCGGTCGGCGAGGTCGGTCATGGTCAGCCCGGCGACGACCTCACCCAGGCAGCGGCCGGTCACCGGGCCGATCGCGGCGGCCCAGTCGGCGGGGATGCCAGCCATCCCGCGACTCGCACCGCACAGCGCGCCGGCGATCGCGGCGGTGGTGTCCGCGTCCCGGCCCATCGCCACCGCGGCCGGTACGGCCCGGCGCAGCTCACCGTCCGCGGCGAGGAAGGCGCCGAACGCCAGCCCGACCGCCTCCGGCGCGAGGTCGGTCCACGGGTAGCTGCGCACCACCAGCGCGTCGAGCAGCGCGTCCGGCCCGGCGGCGGTACCGGCGGTGGCCAGCGCCGCCGCCGTCCACGAGTCGCCCGGTACGCAGCCGCGGGCCGCGGTGAGGACGGCACCGGGGCGGGCGCCGTCCAGGGCGGCGGCGACCGCGGCGGCGACCGCCTGGCCGGCGTACACGCCCTCGCCGTCGTGGCTGACCGCGCCGTCCACCGCGGCCAGCCGGGCGGCCGTGGCGACGTCGCCCGCCGCGTACACCCCGTGCACCGCGGCGCGCATCGCGAGCCCGTCGCTCCACGAGTGCAGGTGCTGACCGGACGCGGGCGGCCGCAGCCCGGCGCGCAGGTTCTCGATGGTGCCCAGTTCGCTGAACCCGGCGCCCGGAAACCCGCCGGACCGGCCGGCGAGGTGGCGTACCCACGCGTCGGCGACCTGCTCGCTGGTCAGCGCGGTGCCGTGCTCGATCAGCAGCAGCGCGCTGAACGCCGCGTACTCGGTGTCGTCGGTACCGGCCGGCTCGTCGCGCAGGAACCCGGTCACCGTGCCCCACCGTTGCGCGATGGCCGCGGCGGTCATGTTCTCCGCCGGCGCGCCCATCGCGTCCCCGATCGCGAGGCCCAGCAGGGTGCCACGAGCCCGGTCGCGGGCCGCGCCGGGGTCGGGTCCGGCCCGGCCGGGTGTGGGATGCCCGGCCGGCCCGTGGACGTCGTGCTCGCGGTTCAGTGTCCGCCCCCGGCGACCTGCTTCCAACCCTTGGTGAGCTGGTCGGTGAGCTTGCTGGTGCTGATGTCGTTCGCCAGGTAGCGCTGCAGCGCCGGGGTGGCGATCTGGTCCTTCCACTGCGGGTAGTCCTTGGCGTGCAGGTACGGCGCGTCCACGCTGTGCTCGCCGGAGACCAGGATCTGGTCCCAGCCGTCCTTGCCGCCGGTCTGCGCCCGGACCGCCTTGCGGGCGCTCGCGGTGGCCGGGATCAGCCAGTCGCTCTGCGCCAGCTTCGCCAGGTTGGCGTCGGCGACGAAGTAGTCGATGAACTGCGCCGCCTCCTTGACGTGCTTGGTCGCCTTGGACACCGACAGCGTCTGCGAACTCGCCGGCTGGGCGCTGGTGGTACCGGCCAGCGGCGGCAGCACCGCCCAGCCGAAGCCCTTCGGCGCCTGCTCCTGGATCTGCTGCGCCACGTACGATCCGGCCACCATCATGGCGTACTTCCCGGCGTAGAAGCCGGGCAGCACGTCACCGCCGGACTGCGTCAGGCTGGTCAGGTCGATCGACTTGTCGTCGTAGGCCATCGCGTGGATGCGCTGCGGCACCTGCAGCTCCGCAGTACCGACGGTGATGCTCGCGCTGTCCCCGGTGTTCCGGAACCACTTCCCACCGAAGTTCGCGGACAGGTTGAGCACGGTGGCGGCCGGTTGCTTCAGCCCCCACCCGACCCCGTGACTGCCCTTGCCGGTCAGCTTCTTCGCCATCGCCCGGAAGTCGTCCCAGGACAGCGACTTCCCGGTCGGTACCGAGACACCGGCCTTGCCGAGCGCGGTGGTGTTGGCGAACACCACGTAGGTCTGCTGCAGGGTGGGTACCGCGATCACCTTGCCGTCGACGGTCAGCGAGCTCCACACCCCGTCGGAGACGTTGTCACGCAGTGAGCTCGACAGGTACGGCTTGAGGTCGGCGAAGTAGCCCTGCTGGCCGAACCCGATGATGTCGGCGTTCTCGTCGTGGATGATGTCCGGCGCGGTGCCGCCGGCAAGCTGGGTGACGAGCTGGTCGTGCACGTTGTCCCAGCTGCCCTGGATCAGTTCGACCTGCACCTTGGGGTGCTTCGCGTTCCAGGCCTTGACGGCCTTCTTGGTCTGCGCGACGGTCGTGTCGGCGAACGCCAGCGACTGGAACTTCAGGTGCACCGTGCCGTTGGCGTCGGTGTTGTCGGAGCTGCTGCCGCCGCCGTTGGTGGCGCAGCCGGTCAGGGTCGCTGCCGAGGCCGCGAGCATCGCGGTCAGGGCCGTCCTTCTGTGCATCGGAGGGGTTCCTTCCTTCACCTGTGGCGGGGTCAGCCCTTGACCGCGCCGGCCAGCAGGCCGGAGGTCAGTCGGCGCTGCATCAGCGCGAAGAAGACCAGGCTGGGGATCATCGACAGCAGCGATCCCGCGGCGAGCGGGCCGAGCTGTACCTGGCCCTCCTGGCCGACGAAGCGGGCAAGCGCCAACGGCAGGGTGTTGAGCGTGGGATCCTGGATGAGCACGAGCGCGAAGAAGAACTCGTTCCAGGACAGGACGAACGCGAACATCGAGGTGGCTGCGATGCCCGGCAGCAGCAGCGGGAACACGATGGAGGTCAGGGTGCGCAGCCGGCTCGCACCGTCGGTCGCCGCCGCCTCCTCCAGCTCGGCGGGGATCTTCGCCACGTAGCCCTGCAGCATCCACAGGGCGAACGGCAGCGACCAGACCAGGTCGACCAGGACCAGGCCGACCAGCGAGTCGATCAGCCCGAACTGCTTCAGGATCAGGAACAGCGGCACCACGATCAGGATGATCGGGAACACCTGGGAGACGAGGATCCACCCCATCGCCACGCCCCGCAGCCGGCTGCGGAACCGCGCCAGGGCGTACGAGGCGGGTACCGACACGAGGATCACCAGTGCGGTCGTGCAGCCCGCCACGATCAGGCTGTTCGCCCCGGCCCGCAGCAGGTCCTGCTGCTCGATCGCGGACCGGAAGTTGGTCAGCGAGAACGACTCCGGCAGCAGGCTCGGCGACAGCGACGCCAGCTCGCGGGGTGTCTTGAA from the Actinocatenispora thailandica genome contains:
- a CDS encoding carbohydrate ABC transporter permease; the encoded protein is MTPRRLTVGRALSYLALAGYVVLLGFPLVWLLSTSFKTPRELASLSPSLLPESFSLTNFRSAIEQQDLLRAGANSLIVAGCTTALVILVSVPASYALARFRSRLRGVAMGWILVSQVFPIILIVVPLFLILKQFGLIDSLVGLVLVDLVWSLPFALWMLQGYVAKIPAELEEAAATDGASRLRTLTSIVFPLLLPGIAATSMFAFVLSWNEFFFALVLIQDPTLNTLPLALARFVGQEGQVQLGPLAAGSLLSMIPSLVFFALMQRRLTSGLLAGAVKG
- a CDS encoding ADP-ribosylglycohydrolase family protein codes for the protein MSEPIDRTDTHQRDRRRGAVLGLAVGDAAGWPARVHRSRLLPGWTRRLRRELDAFAEAESVTTLPVPFALNQDPTPLRLGPGDDAEWVAWTLLRSGATRPTDRATVHAHWTAAVTDGTVPAGRIAVAAAVDNLRRGVSPPDSGRRNPHHFDDAAAIRAVGFGVLGATPAHAATLAEWDAEVTHAGDGIAAARAVAAAIAAAVTAAPPPAPAPSADAAPAGDAAPAPSADAAPVVRSGPPVAADAAPTGDAAASTLLAALADELPADRLPGRTLRRALALVDPAGTPADAVPLLDELVDRVYSYGCAAAQTVPVAAALTAVALRSGTPAIDTILAATALPSLADSAPALTGALLGAVRGAADLPPSWTDRCRILAGCCDPTLAGVDLLDIVERTTRGQ
- a CDS encoding ABC transporter substrate-binding protein, with translation MHRRTALTAMLAASAATLTGCATNGGGSSSDNTDANGTVHLKFQSLAFADTTVAQTKKAVKAWNAKHPKVQVELIQGSWDNVHDQLVTQLAGGTAPDIIHDENADIIGFGQQGYFADLKPYLSSSLRDNVSDGVWSSLTVDGKVIAVPTLQQTYVVFANTTALGKAGVSVPTGKSLSWDDFRAMAKKLTGKGSHGVGWGLKQPAATVLNLSANFGGKWFRNTGDSASITVGTAELQVPQRIHAMAYDDKSIDLTSLTQSGGDVLPGFYAGKYAMMVAGSYVAQQIQEQAPKGFGWAVLPPLAGTTSAQPASSQTLSVSKATKHVKEAAQFIDYFVADANLAKLAQSDWLIPATASARKAVRAQTGGKDGWDQILVSGEHSVDAPYLHAKDYPQWKDQIATPALQRYLANDISTSKLTDQLTKGWKQVAGGGH
- a CDS encoding ADP-ribosylglycohydrolase family protein; translation: MEAGRRGRTLNREHDVHGPAGHPTPGRAGPDPGAARDRARGTLLGLAIGDAMGAPAENMTAAAIAQRWGTVTGFLRDEPAGTDDTEYAAFSALLLIEHGTALTSEQVADAWVRHLAGRSGGFPGAGFSELGTIENLRAGLRPPASGQHLHSWSDGLAMRAAVHGVYAAGDVATAARLAAVDGAVSHDGEGVYAGQAVAAAVAAALDGARPGAVLTAARGCVPGDSWTAAALATAGTAAGPDALLDALVVRSYPWTDLAPEAVGLAFGAFLAADGELRRAVPAAVAMGRDADTTAAIAGALCGASRGMAGIPADWAAAIGPVTGRCLGEVVAGLTMTDLADRLVEARLARAAAPQPPSTAGPEARTAPR